From Nicotiana tabacum cultivar K326 chromosome 22, ASM71507v2, whole genome shotgun sequence, one genomic window encodes:
- the LOC107776840 gene encoding uncharacterized protein LOC107776840 — protein MASSNIPSLEELSAIGARALLFQFILNPSENQREVTVLVNSRIGSVTFIEGSFNLDNFLSKDDPLPASKESIDSMPAVKIVEEGVECAICLLEFEVGGEAKEMPCKHKYHVDCVEKWLKINGSCPICRYKMPVDEEIKVKDGGDDSSRERRDAPIVFHVFFGRDRNVYSNSNLSLNGQRESEDMSTDHTNVYSDSD, from the coding sequence ATGGCTTCATCAAATATTCCATCTCTTGAAGAACTCAGTGCAATAGGTGCTAGAGCTTTACTTTTCCAATTCATTCTCAATCCATCAGAAAATCAACGTGAAGTTACGGTATTAGTCAATTCAAGAATTGGATCAGTAACATTTATTGAAGGTTCTTTTAATCTAGACAATTTTCTGTCAAAAGATGATCCATTACCTGCATCAAAAGAATCTATAGATTCTATGCCAGCAGTGAAAATTGTAGAAGAAGGAGTTGAGTGTGCTATTTGTTTGTTAGAATTTGAAGTTGGTGGAGAAGCTAAGGAGATGCCATGTAAACATAAGTATCATGTGGATTGTGTTGAGAAGTGGTTAAAGATTAATGGGTCGTGTCCAATTTGTAGGTATAAAATGCCTGTGGATGAAGAGATTAAGGTTAAAGATGGCGGAGATGACAGTAGTAGGGAGAGAAGGGATGCACCTATAGTGTTTCATGTATTTTTTGGACGTGATCGTAATGTGTATTCAAATTCTAATTTGAGCTTGAATGGTCAAAGGGAGTCCGAGGATATGTCAACCGATCATAcaaatgtgtattcagattcagactgA